The following are from one region of the Anaeropeptidivorans aminofermentans genome:
- a CDS encoding ABC transporter ATP-binding protein, with the protein MNKKNPLKTVFSYAKECREKMIFSVIFAVISAFAGLMPYVCAYKIIVLFFNESASVSSVLLWSAIALISHIIRLLFYGISTTLSHISAYTILKNMRLRIAHKLMKAPLGTVLNQTGGRFKNIIIDQVETIELPLAHLIPEGISYALIPVATFIYLLTVDWRMALASLITLPLAGIAYGYVMQTFNQKYAEYMKSNDYVNGIIIEYVEGIEVIKAFNQSGASYSKYSSAINAFKEYTLDWYRSTWKLMNLGGALLPSTLLGTMPIGMYLYLKGSLSPADLTISLILSMGIVAPLTAFTIFVNQFKSIEFAVEAANELLEIKELPEKTNSVKLNNYNVSIENVSFSYESPDKDVKSNSALNNISLELVEGSFTALVGPSGGGKSTIARLIARFWDVDKGDIKIGGISIKDMPLSQLADTVSFVTQDNFLFNCTLMENIRLGNPSASDEEVYKAAKAACCDEFINKLDKGYHTPAGEAGAKLSGGERQRLAIARAILKNAPIVILDEATAFTDPENEDKIQKSIASLTKGKTLLVIAHRLSTIKNADKIIVVENGKIADTGTHNELINNSPLYRNMWQSHIGAKSWAAVKNISMEKGAAV; encoded by the coding sequence ATGAATAAAAAAAATCCGCTTAAAACAGTTTTTTCTTATGCTAAAGAATGCAGGGAGAAAATGATTTTTTCAGTAATTTTTGCTGTAATAAGCGCCTTTGCAGGGCTTATGCCTTATGTATGCGCCTATAAGATTATTGTGCTCTTTTTTAATGAAAGCGCAAGCGTTTCCTCTGTTTTGCTATGGTCTGCCATCGCACTTATATCTCATATCATCCGTCTTCTTTTTTACGGAATATCAACTACCCTTTCTCATATTTCAGCCTATACAATACTTAAAAACATGCGGCTTCGCATTGCCCATAAGCTTATGAAAGCCCCTTTGGGAACGGTTCTTAATCAAACCGGCGGACGCTTTAAAAACATCATAATAGACCAGGTTGAAACCATAGAGCTTCCTCTCGCCCATCTTATACCCGAGGGGATTTCTTATGCGCTCATCCCTGTAGCAACATTTATATATCTGCTCACTGTGGACTGGAGAATGGCTCTAGCTTCTTTGATTACATTGCCTTTAGCAGGGATTGCCTACGGTTATGTAATGCAGACATTTAACCAGAAATACGCCGAATACATGAAATCTAATGATTATGTAAATGGGATTATAATCGAATATGTTGAAGGAATAGAAGTTATCAAAGCCTTTAACCAGTCCGGGGCCTCTTATTCAAAATACAGCAGTGCCATCAACGCCTTTAAGGAATACACCCTTGATTGGTATAGAAGCACATGGAAGCTTATGAATTTAGGCGGTGCCCTGCTTCCCTCTACGCTTCTCGGAACTATGCCTATCGGAATGTACCTTTATTTAAAGGGCTCCTTATCCCCGGCGGACCTTACTATTTCTCTAATCCTTTCTATGGGGATTGTTGCTCCCCTTACGGCTTTCACTATATTTGTAAATCAGTTTAAATCCATAGAATTTGCTGTGGAAGCGGCTAATGAGCTTCTAGAAATTAAAGAGCTTCCGGAAAAGACAAATTCCGTTAAATTGAATAATTATAATGTATCCATCGAAAACGTATCCTTTTCCTATGAAAGCCCTGATAAGGATGTTAAAAGTAATTCTGCTCTTAATAATATATCCCTTGAACTTGTGGAAGGCTCTTTTACGGCCCTTGTAGGCCCTTCCGGCGGCGGAAAATCCACAATAGCAAGACTTATTGCAAGGTTTTGGGACGTAGATAAAGGTGATATTAAAATAGGGGGTATCAGCATAAAGGATATGCCCCTTTCCCAGCTTGCGGATACTGTAAGCTTCGTCACTCAGGATAATTTTCTTTTTAATTGCACGCTTATGGAAAATATACGTCTTGGAAACCCTTCAGCATCTGATGAAGAAGTATATAAAGCCGCAAAAGCCGCATGCTGTGACGAGTTTATAAATAAGCTTGACAAAGGATATCATACTCCGGCCGGAGAAGCCGGCGCAAAACTTTCCGGCGGTGAAAGACAAAGGCTTGCAATTGCAAGGGCAATATTAAAAAATGCCCCTATTGTTATATTGGATGAAGCCACGGCCTTTACAGACCCTGAAAACGAAGACAAAATACAAAAATCCATTGCTTCTCTTACAAAGGGAAAGACTCTTTTAGTAATCGCTCACAGACTTTCAACAATAAAAAATGCCGATAAAATAATCGTCGTTGAAAATGGCAAAATAGCCGATACGGGAACGCATAACGAGCTTATAAACAACTCTCCTCTCTACCGGAACATGTGGCAGTCGCATATAGGAGCCAAAAGCTGGGCCGCTGTTAAAAATATTTCCATGGAGAAAGGAGCTGCTGTATAA
- a CDS encoding ABC transporter ATP-binding protein: MVAIIKRITSKWPEEYKRRLKIGYIYSFFNSVFSAMPVMGAAYGLNIVIQNSRNEREMTINDIYLILGFMIFTVLGRFITSYLRAITQESIGYEATSDERIKIGDVLKRVSLGFFSNKNAGEIATAVTTDLSFFEMHAMKMIDMVMNGYIYIGVIIISLLFFSIPAALLSIAGISFSALFLKLLGKKSAGNAPMHQKTIDNMASATLEYIRGMAVVKAFKQIGVAREGIEKTYGEGCDINIKIEKNYVPYNCMHLFSLRASSVLIMAAVSAVGAKGGMNMSHMLMMIIFSFVMFGHLERLSDATHVLENLDNTLNKLDNIMSAEFIDIDGRDISLNHYDIEFQNVTFAYEKQDVLKEISFKIKENTTTAIVGPSGSGKSTMCSLIARFYDPDKGAIYVGGVNVREMTCDSLLKNISMVFQKVYLFRDTVINNIRFGRPEASIEEVIEAAKKAQCHDFIMNLPKGYDTIIGDGGATLSGGEKQRISIARAIIKNAPIVILDEATASIDPENEALIQNALGELINGKTIVIIAHRLATIQNADQILVVDKGRIVQKGTHKELLSEEGIYSRFVKIREEAEGWTMGK; this comes from the coding sequence ATGGTTGCAATTATTAAAAGGATAACTTCCAAATGGCCTGAAGAATATAAAAGGAGGCTTAAAATTGGATATATATATTCCTTCTTTAATTCTGTGTTCAGCGCAATGCCTGTTATGGGAGCTGCTTACGGCTTAAATATTGTAATACAAAACAGCCGAAACGAAAGGGAAATGACCATAAATGATATTTATCTAATTCTTGGGTTTATGATTTTTACAGTCCTTGGAAGGTTTATTACCTCTTATTTAAGGGCAATTACCCAAGAAAGCATCGGCTATGAAGCAACATCAGACGAAAGGATAAAAATAGGAGATGTGTTAAAAAGGGTTTCCTTGGGCTTTTTCAGCAATAAAAATGCCGGTGAAATAGCAACTGCCGTTACCACCGACTTATCCTTTTTTGAAATGCATGCAATGAAAATGATTGATATGGTCATGAACGGGTATATTTACATAGGCGTAATTATTATATCTTTGCTTTTCTTCAGTATACCCGCCGCCTTGCTCTCTATTGCAGGAATAAGCTTTTCAGCTCTCTTTCTTAAGCTTCTCGGCAAAAAAAGCGCCGGAAACGCCCCGATGCATCAAAAAACCATTGATAATATGGCTTCCGCAACCTTGGAATACATAAGGGGTATGGCCGTAGTAAAAGCCTTCAAGCAAATAGGCGTTGCCCGTGAAGGAATAGAAAAGACCTACGGAGAAGGCTGTGACATAAACATAAAAATAGAGAAAAACTATGTGCCCTATAATTGTATGCATTTATTTTCTCTAAGAGCATCTTCTGTATTAATAATGGCGGCAGTATCTGCCGTTGGAGCAAAAGGCGGAATGAACATGTCCCATATGCTTATGATGATTATTTTTTCCTTCGTTATGTTCGGCCATTTGGAAAGATTAAGCGACGCCACTCATGTTCTTGAAAACCTGGATAATACCCTTAATAAGCTTGATAATATCATGAGCGCTGAATTTATAGATATTGACGGAAGAGATATCAGCCTGAACCATTACGATATTGAATTCCAAAACGTAACCTTTGCCTATGAAAAACAGGATGTTTTAAAGGAGATCTCCTTTAAAATAAAAGAAAACACAACAACAGCCATTGTAGGCCCCTCCGGAAGCGGAAAATCAACCATGTGCAGCCTTATTGCAAGATTCTACGACCCAGATAAGGGCGCAATATATGTAGGCGGGGTCAATGTACGTGAAATGACCTGTGACAGCCTGCTTAAAAATATAAGCATGGTATTTCAGAAGGTCTATCTATTTAGGGATACGGTAATTAATAATATTCGCTTCGGAAGGCCTGAGGCCTCTATAGAAGAAGTAATAGAAGCGGCAAAAAAAGCTCAATGCCACGATTTTATTATGAATCTGCCAAAAGGATATGATACAATCATAGGAGACGGCGGGGCAACCCTATCCGGAGGCGAAAAGCAAAGAATTTCCATAGCAAGAGCCATCATAAAAAATGCCCCCATCGTCATTCTTGATGAAGCTACCGCAAGTATAGACCCTGAAAATGAAGCCCTGATACAAAATGCCTTAGGCGAGCTTATAAACGGAAAAACCATCGTCATCATCGCCCACCGTCTTGCAACTATACAAAATGCGGACCAAATACTTGTAGTCGATAAAGGCCGTATTGTTCAAAAGGGAACCCATAAGGAGCTTTTGTCTGAAGAAGGCATATACAGTCGCTTTGTAAAAATACGAGAAGAGGCCGAAGGCTGGACCATGGGAAAATAA
- a CDS encoding recombinase family protein, translated as MVKAVAYGRVSTNKDEQLDSLETQQSFFEEYARKNGYDLIKIYADEGKTGTRMKNRNQLIQLLSDAHKQMFEVVLIKDISRLARNVVDFLTSIRQLKSLGIKVIFVNYDQTSSDSSEFMLTMLSAIAQEESYNTSKRIKFGKKVNAEKGRVPNLVFGYDKTPGDYFNLTVNESEAEVVKEIFDMYVNKNLGANKIAQELNSRNIKTKRNAQWTQIAVSRLLRNLIYTGRVINGKEEVKDFLTGERKGLEKEQWIVMEKPELRLISDELFERAKRITGSRKEAFKRTKERNSQKHTFSKMIKCEHCGASFRRCERKYKNTYIKWVCATRNTGGVHSCPNNVVVDEDILLKEIKKYFLNILKDKENITQNILKELDKQYKNINTDIITEREIKREIERIKKSKKKYMDMYEAEIISLGELKEYTKDQNEEIKRLNNELELIKESLGKNDSIKNILNEKFKDISCIISSQNINNTMLRQIIDKITVSKEGDVNIYFKVFSAYY; from the coding sequence ATGGTAAAAGCTGTTGCATACGGGAGAGTATCCACCAATAAGGACGAGCAGCTGGACAGCTTAGAAACCCAACAGAGCTTTTTTGAAGAATATGCCAGAAAAAACGGATACGACCTCATAAAAATATATGCCGATGAAGGCAAAACCGGCACACGAATGAAAAACAGAAATCAATTGATTCAGCTTCTTTCCGATGCTCATAAGCAGATGTTTGAGGTAGTGCTTATAAAGGATATTTCGAGGCTTGCAAGAAATGTAGTGGATTTTTTGACAAGCATACGCCAGTTGAAATCCTTAGGCATCAAAGTAATATTTGTTAATTACGACCAGACATCTTCCGACAGTTCCGAGTTTATGCTTACAATGCTTTCGGCGATAGCTCAGGAGGAAAGCTACAATACTTCTAAAAGAATAAAGTTCGGCAAAAAGGTGAACGCCGAAAAAGGGAGGGTCCCTAATCTTGTTTTCGGATACGATAAAACTCCGGGAGATTATTTTAATTTAACGGTAAATGAATCAGAGGCGGAAGTAGTGAAAGAAATTTTTGACATGTATGTAAATAAAAATCTCGGAGCCAATAAAATTGCACAGGAGCTTAATTCCAGAAATATAAAGACAAAGCGAAACGCTCAGTGGACTCAAATAGCAGTAAGCCGCCTTTTAAGAAATCTCATATATACAGGAAGGGTTATAAACGGGAAAGAAGAAGTAAAAGATTTTCTTACAGGAGAAAGAAAAGGCCTTGAGAAAGAACAATGGATTGTTATGGAAAAACCGGAACTAAGGCTCATTTCTGATGAACTGTTTGAGAGGGCAAAAAGAATTACGGGAAGCAGAAAAGAGGCCTTTAAAAGAACAAAAGAAAGGAATTCACAAAAGCATACTTTCAGCAAAATGATAAAATGCGAACACTGCGGGGCCTCCTTTAGAAGGTGCGAAAGAAAATATAAAAATACATATATTAAATGGGTATGCGCCACAAGAAATACAGGAGGGGTTCATAGCTGCCCCAATAATGTGGTTGTGGACGAAGATATATTACTTAAAGAAATAAAAAAGTATTTTTTAAATATCCTAAAGGATAAGGAAAACATTACCCAAAACATCTTAAAAGAGCTGGATAAGCAGTATAAAAACATCAATACAGATATAATTACGGAGAGGGAAATAAAACGCGAAATAGAAAGGATAAAGAAGAGCAAAAAAAAGTATATGGATATGTATGAAGCGGAGATTATTTCCTTAGGCGAGCTTAAAGAATATACAAAAGACCAGAATGAAGAAATAAAGAGGCTGAATAATGAACTGGAGCTGATTAAAGAAAGCCTAGGCAAAAACGACAGCATAAAAAATATCCTAAATGAAAAATTTAAGGACATCAGCTGCATCATATCGTCACAGAATATAAACAATACGATGCTTAGGCAGATTATCGATAAAATAACTGTATCAAAAGAAGGGGACGTAAATATTTATTTCAAAGTTTTTTCAGCGTATTACTAA